The following proteins are co-located in the Equus caballus isolate H_3958 breed thoroughbred chromosome 15, TB-T2T, whole genome shotgun sequence genome:
- the OR9S18B gene encoding olfactory receptor family 9 subfamily S member 18B (The RefSeq protein has 3 substitutions compared to this genomic sequence), with translation MENFTHVSEFVLLGFRGTPGMQILLFLTFLILYVISVVGNFGMIVIIRADAHLHTPMYAFLQSLSLLDICYSSTIAPRALVNFLRENHTVSFAGCAAQFFFLSLFGTTEAFLLAAMAYDRFIAICNPLMYSVNMSHQVCVLLVSGSYLCGIVNAITQTTMTFRLPFYGSNEINDFFCDVPPLLSLSCSDTFINQLVLLGLCGSIIVSTFLIILVSYIYIISTILRIHTVQGRHKAFSTCASHLTGVCLFFGTVLFMYAQPSAIFSMEQSKVVSIFYTIVIPMLNPLIYSLRNKDVKQAVKRSKQKLSL, from the coding sequence ATGGAGAATTTTACACATGTCTCAGAGTTTGTTTTACTTGGATTCAGAGGGACTCCAGGAATGCAGATTCTGTTATTTTTGACCTTTTTGATCCTCTATGTTATCAGTGTGGTGGGGAACTTTGGCATGATTGTAATTATCAGAGCAGATGCACACCTCCACACCCCAATGTATGCCTTCCTGCAAAGCCTTTCCTTGTtggacatctgctattcttccaCAATTGCACCCAGGGCTCTGGTGAACTTCTTGAGAGAGAACCATACAGTTTCTTTTGCTGGATGTGCTGCTCAGttcttcttcctgtctctttttGGTACCACGGAGGCATTCCTCCTGGCTGCCATGGCATATGACCGCTTCATTGCTATCTGTAACCCGGTTATGTACTCTGTGAACATGTCTCACCAGGTCTGTGTACTGTTAGTGTCAGGGTCCTACCTGTGTGGTATAGTGAATGCCATCACTCAAACAACCATGACTTTCAGGTTGCCCTTCTATGGGTCCAATGAAATCAATGACTTTTTCTGTGATGTCCCCCCACTCCTGTCCCTGTCATGTTCAGACACCTTTATAAACCAACTGGTCCTTCTTGGTTTGTGTGGGTCTATTATTGTCAGCACATTCTTAATTATTTTGGCCTCATACATCTACATCATCTCAACCATCCTGAGGATCAATACAGTGCAGGGACGCCACAAAGCTTTCTCCACATGTGCCTCCCATCTAACTGGGGTGTGCTTGTTTTTTGGTACTGTTTTATTCATGTATGCACAGCCCAGCGCCATCTTTTCCATGGAGCAAAGTAAAGTAGTGTCCATCTTTTACACTATTGTCATCCCTATGTTGAATCCCCTGATATACAGCCTGAGAAACAAAGATGTAAAGCAAGCTGTGAAGAGAAGCAAACAGAAGCTCTCTTTGTGA